One genomic segment of Oenanthe melanoleuca isolate GR-GAL-2019-014 chromosome 5, OMel1.0, whole genome shotgun sequence includes these proteins:
- the SIRT3 gene encoding NAD-dependent protein deacetylase sirtuin-3, mitochondrial isoform X2, whose amino-acid sequence MERGARALLAAAWRSLWERGPGHGPRCGGDGKGLAGGGAGRIQGSRSFCLSAAARALWDRWGGDKDRQQLTLKDVAELLRKKECRRVVVMAGAGISTPSGIPDFRSPGSGLYSNLEQYDLPYPEAIFELGYFFVNPKPFFTLAKELYPGSYRPNPAHYFLRLLHDKGLLLRLYTQNIDGLERAAGIPPDRLVEAHGTFATATCTVCRRNFPGEDFRVEPFASLAGAVRSSVPRVLINRELVGPFAWQRRHNDVAQLGDVVGGVEKLVELLGWKEEMQKLIQREKEKLDAKDK is encoded by the exons ATGGAGCGCGGGGCGCGGGCGCTGCTGGCGGCCG CCTGGAGGAGCCTGTGGGAGCGCGGGCCCGGCCACGGCCCCCGGTGCGGcggggatgggaaggggctggccGGCGGCGGAGCCGGGAG gatcCAAGGCTCCAGGTCCTTCTGTCTGAGCGCAGCTGCCAGAGCCCTTTGGGACAGGTGGGGAGGTGacaaggacaggcagcagctcaccTTGAAGGACGTGGCCGAGCTGCTCCGGAAGAAGGAATGTCGGCGCGTGGTGGTGATGGCCGGCGCCGGGATCAGCACGCCCAGCGGCATCCCGGACTTCAG gtcccCTGGGAGTGGCCTGTACAGCAACCTGGAGCAGTACGACCTCCCCTACCCCGAGGCCATCTTTGAGCTGGGGTATTTCTTTGTCAACCCCAAGCCCTTCTTCACCCTGGCCAAGGAGCTCTATCCCGGCAGCTACCGCCCCAACCCCGCCCACTATTTCCTCCGGCTGCTGCACGACAAGGGGCTGCTGCTGCGCCTCTACACCCAGAACATCGACGGGCTGGAGAGAG CGGCTGGGATACCTCCTGACAGGCTGGTGGAAGCCCATGGCACCTTTGCCACTGCCACCTGTACGGTGTGTCGGAGGAACTTCCCTGGAGAGGACTTCAGG GTGGAGCCCTTTGCCAGCCTGGCCGGGGCCGTGCGCAGCTCCGTGCCCCGCGTGCTCATCAACCGGGAGCTGGTGGGGCCCTTCGCCTGGCAGCGGCGCCACAACGACGTGGCACAGCTCGGGGACGTGGTCGGCGGCGTCGAGaagctggtggagctgctgggctggaaggaggagatGCAAAAGCTGatccagagggaaaaagagaag CTGGATGCCAAGGACAAGTAG
- the SIRT3 gene encoding NAD-dependent protein deacetylase sirtuin-3, mitochondrial isoform X1: protein MERGARALLAAAWRSLWERGPGHGPRCGGDGKGLAGGGAGRIQGSRSFCLSAAARALWDRWGGDKDRQQLTLKDVAELLRKKECRRVVVMAGAGISTPSGIPDFRSPGSGLYSNLEQYDLPYPEAIFELGYFFVNPKPFFTLAKELYPGSYRPNPAHYFLRLLHDKGLLLRLYTQNIDGLERAAGIPPDRLVEAHGTFATATCTVCRRNFPGEDFRGDVMGDRIPRCPVCTGVVKPDIVFFGEELPQRFLLHLTDFPMADLLFVIGTSLEVEPFASLAGAVRSSVPRVLINRELVGPFAWQRRHNDVAQLGDVVGGVEKLVELLGWKEEMQKLIQREKEKLDAKDK from the exons ATGGAGCGCGGGGCGCGGGCGCTGCTGGCGGCCG CCTGGAGGAGCCTGTGGGAGCGCGGGCCCGGCCACGGCCCCCGGTGCGGcggggatgggaaggggctggccGGCGGCGGAGCCGGGAG gatcCAAGGCTCCAGGTCCTTCTGTCTGAGCGCAGCTGCCAGAGCCCTTTGGGACAGGTGGGGAGGTGacaaggacaggcagcagctcaccTTGAAGGACGTGGCCGAGCTGCTCCGGAAGAAGGAATGTCGGCGCGTGGTGGTGATGGCCGGCGCCGGGATCAGCACGCCCAGCGGCATCCCGGACTTCAG gtcccCTGGGAGTGGCCTGTACAGCAACCTGGAGCAGTACGACCTCCCCTACCCCGAGGCCATCTTTGAGCTGGGGTATTTCTTTGTCAACCCCAAGCCCTTCTTCACCCTGGCCAAGGAGCTCTATCCCGGCAGCTACCGCCCCAACCCCGCCCACTATTTCCTCCGGCTGCTGCACGACAAGGGGCTGCTGCTGCGCCTCTACACCCAGAACATCGACGGGCTGGAGAGAG CGGCTGGGATACCTCCTGACAGGCTGGTGGAAGCCCATGGCACCTTTGCCACTGCCACCTGTACGGTGTGTCGGAGGAACTTCCCTGGAGAGGACTTCAGG GGAGATGTCATGGGGGACAGGATCCCTCGCTGCCCTGTCTGCACCGGAGTCGTCAAGCCTGACATCGTGTTCTTCGGCGAGGAGCTCCCACAGCGCTTCCTCCTGCACCTCACAGACTTCCCCATGGCAGACCTGCTCTTCGTCATCGGGACATCCCTCGAG GTGGAGCCCTTTGCCAGCCTGGCCGGGGCCGTGCGCAGCTCCGTGCCCCGCGTGCTCATCAACCGGGAGCTGGTGGGGCCCTTCGCCTGGCAGCGGCGCCACAACGACGTGGCACAGCTCGGGGACGTGGTCGGCGGCGTCGAGaagctggtggagctgctgggctggaaggaggagatGCAAAAGCTGatccagagggaaaaagagaag CTGGATGCCAAGGACAAGTAG
- the RIC8A gene encoding synembryn-A, translating into MELQAVVSTLESGEQDTVLKVLQVYNQEKSQCFIFEDEEREERKKMAQLLIKFLERELQPSCQVTCLESIRILSRDKHCLDPFTTKEGLKTLSRHAGIDYSEELIREVPDLDVILESLKCLCNIVFSSAMAQELTAEGRLVVGLARRIKLYNERSLPHDVKFFDLRLLFLLTALRVDIRQQLAQELRGISLMTDTLELTLGVKWLDPYEVASEEGLLPPLPRQETERAMEILKVLFNITFDSSKREVDEEDAALYRHLGALLRHCLMISADGEDRTEEFHSHTVNLLGNLPLKCLDVLLTPKVRPGSLEYMGVNMDAVSILLDFLERRLDRGHKLKESLTPVLNLLTESARVHRQTRKFLKARVLPPLRDVRNRPEVGNALRNKLVRLMTHIDTDVKHCAAEFLFVLCKESVSRFVKYTGYGNAAGLLAARGLMAGGREEGEYSEDEDTDTEEYKEAKPNINPVTGRVEEKLPNPMEGMTEEQKEHEAMKLVNMFDKLSREKVIQPMGITPSGNLAPMENAIRNIADERSSSDSDLGLD; encoded by the exons AtggagctccaggctgtggTATCCACGCTGGAAAGCGGGGAGCAGGACACCGTTCTCAAGGTGCTCCAGGTCTACAACCAAGAG aaatctCAGTGCTTCATCTTTGAGGATGAGGAGCGGGAAGAGAGGAAG AAAATGGCCCAGCTGCTGATCAAGTTCCtggagagggagctgcagccatcCTGCCAGGTCACCTGCCTGGAGAGCATCCGCATCCTGTCCCGGGACAAGCACTGCCTCGACCCCTTCACCACCAAGGAAGGCCTGAAGACCCTCTCCAGGCACGCCGGCATCGACTACTCGGAGGAGCTCATCCGGGAGGTGCCAGACCTGGATGTCATCCTGGAGTCCCTGAAATGCCTGTGCAACATCGTGTTCAGCAGCGCCATGGCGCAGGAGCTGACGGCGGAGGGGCGGCTGGTGGTGGGGCTGGCGCGGCGCATCAAGCTCTACAACGAGCGCAGCCTTCCCCACGACGTCAAGTTCTTCGACCTGCgcctgctgttcctgctgacGGCCCTCAGGGTGGACATCCGGCAGCAGCTGGCCCAGGAGCTCCGGGGAATCAGCCTCATGACGGACACCCTGGAGCTGACCCTCGGCGTCAAGTGGCTGGACCCCTACGAAGTTGCCTCCGAGGAGGGGCTTCTCCCGCCTTTGCCTCGGCAGGAGACGGAGCGAGCCATGGAGATCCTCAAAGTGCTCTTCAACATCACCTTTGATTCCAGCAAGAGGGAGGTGGATGAG GAAGATGCTGCTTTGTACAGGCACTTGGGTGCCCTCCTGCGCCACTGCCTCATGATCTCTGCTGACGGCGAGGACCGCACCGAGGAGTTCCACAG CCACACAGTCAACCTGCTGGGCAACCTGCCCCTGAAGTGTCTGGATGTGCTCCTGACTCCCAAGGTGCGGCCAGGCTCGCTGGAGTACATGGGCGTCAACATGGATGCGGTCAGCATCCTGCTGGACTTCCTGGAGCGGCGCCTGGACAgg GGCCACAAGCTGAAGGAGAGCTTGACCCCTGTGCTGAACCTGCTGACGGAGAGTGCCCGAGTCCACCGGCAGACCAGGAAGTTCCTGAAGGCCCGG gtgctgccgCCGCTGCGGGATGTGCGGAACCGGCCGGAGGTGGGGAATGCCCTGCGGAACAAGCTGGTGAGGCTCATGACTCACATCGACACCGACGTCAAGCACTGCGCCGCCGAGTTCCTCTTCGTGCTCTGCAAGGAGAGTG TGTCCCGGTTTGTGAAGTACACAGGCTACGGGAACGCCGCGGGGCTGCTGGCGGCACGGGGCCTCATGGCCGGTGGCCGCGAAGAGGGGGAGTACTCGGAGGATGAAGACACGGACACGGAGGAGTACAAAGAGGCAAAGCCCAA CATCAACCCTGTGACGGGACGTGTGGAGGAGAAGCTGCCCAACCCGATGGAAGGGATGacagaggagcagaaggagcacGAAGCCATGAAATTGGTCAACATGTTTGACAAGTTGTCCAG ggagaaggTGATCCAGCCCATGGGCATCACTCCCAGCGGCAACCTGGCGCCCATGGAGAACGCCATCCGCAACATCGCCGACGAGCGCTCGTCCTCCGACTCGGACCTGGGGCTGGACTGA